In Planctomycetia bacterium, one DNA window encodes the following:
- a CDS encoding glycosyltransferase family 4 protein produces MSLITVCHPIHRWAVGGTERQLATILRHLPADRFRHIVLTRNGGVMPPLPSNVRSIDLARPQTDPRFADALTEQLIAHRVDILHLRGLSMLLDGLVAAERAGDIAVVLGFHGFETAEDDLPALRKPALGRAALRCDARWAVSKSAARSIERSLRLPMGCFVAKPNGVDVHRFAPASDRAAIRARLGLTSDQQIILCVGNYKPVKGQDVLLDAAAMLPAGWTKKTIFVFIGRDDLNGELQRRAAALSQPNFVARFSTDCDDPLPWYQAADLFVLPSRWEGLSNALLEAMACELPVIAAQIGGNVDAIEHERNGLFVPPDDAGALVVAIKRLLTDPAKADSMGRAARVRVTECFDQQTAVARYASGYEALARKLRARRAAARSTLNFSHDPALADLETHP; encoded by the coding sequence ATGTCACTCATTACTGTATGCCATCCGATCCATCGCTGGGCCGTCGGCGGGACCGAGCGGCAGCTCGCGACGATTCTGCGGCACCTGCCTGCTGATCGCTTCCGGCACATTGTGTTGACGCGCAACGGCGGGGTCATGCCGCCGCTTCCATCGAACGTGCGATCGATTGATCTGGCGCGTCCCCAAACCGACCCGCGATTCGCCGACGCACTGACCGAACAACTGATCGCGCATCGCGTGGACATCCTGCATCTGCGAGGCCTCTCCATGCTGCTCGACGGACTGGTGGCGGCCGAACGTGCGGGAGACATCGCAGTGGTACTGGGGTTTCACGGGTTTGAAACGGCCGAGGACGATTTGCCCGCGCTGCGCAAACCGGCGCTGGGTCGCGCGGCGCTCCGGTGCGACGCGCGCTGGGCGGTCAGCAAGTCCGCGGCACGCAGCATTGAGCGGAGCCTGCGTCTGCCGATGGGCTGCTTCGTCGCCAAGCCGAACGGCGTGGACGTGCACCGCTTCGCGCCGGCATCGGATCGCGCGGCGATTCGCGCGAGGCTGGGCCTGACCTCGGATCAACAAATCATCCTCTGCGTCGGGAACTACAAACCGGTCAAGGGCCAGGACGTGCTGCTGGACGCCGCGGCGATGCTACCGGCCGGCTGGACTAAAAAAACAATTTTTGTATTTATTGGCCGCGATGACCTGAACGGCGAATTGCAGCGCCGCGCAGCAGCCCTTTCGCAGCCGAACTTCGTCGCACGCTTCAGCACGGATTGCGATGACCCGTTGCCGTGGTACCAGGCGGCGGATTTGTTCGTGTTGCCGTCGCGCTGGGAGGGGCTGTCCAACGCGCTGCTGGAGGCGATGGCGTGCGAACTGCCCGTGATCGCCGCGCAAATCGGCGGCAACGTCGACGCGATCGAGCATGAGCGCAACGGCCTGTTCGTGCCGCCCGATGACGCCGGCGCGCTGGTTGTTGCTATCAAAAGACTGCTGACCGATCCGGCCAAGGCCGATTCGATGGGCCGCGCCGCCCGTGTGCGCGTCACCGAGTGCTTTGACCAGCAAACCGCCGTCGCCCGCTACGCATCCGGCTACGAAGCGCTCGCGCGAAAACTCCGCGCACGCCGCGCCGCTGCCCGGTCCACGTTGAACTTCTCGCATGACCCCGCCCTGGCTGACCTGGAGACGCATCCGTGA
- a CDS encoding ABC transporter permease, producing the protein MTILTALRPERPAASTGRLAALWRYRELMGMLAWRDIRVRYKHSLLGAAWAVLPPVLMMGIFTFVFGTVSAIDPRGLTGHAGLPYSLFALAGLVPWTFFANALTAATGSLVVNRQLVTKIYFPREVFPLAAILSAAVDFLIALTVLAAYAAYLHLTGAWQLNLSAALLALPVVLLVMLCFMIGLALLLAMANLFFRDVAFLFRSVIQLWMFVTCVVYQLDATAGWKRAVIQLNPMTPIIRGLRDCLLMGRWPFDAPFALAAAISLATLAVGWTWFGRREARFAECI; encoded by the coding sequence GTGACGATCCTGACCGCCCTGCGACCCGAACGCCCCGCCGCGTCCACCGGCCGGCTCGCCGCCCTGTGGCGCTATCGCGAACTCATGGGCATGCTGGCCTGGCGCGATATCCGCGTGCGCTACAAGCACTCGCTGCTCGGTGCGGCCTGGGCCGTCCTGCCGCCCGTTCTGATGATGGGTATTTTTACATTCGTATTTGGCACCGTCTCGGCCATCGACCCGCGCGGGCTGACCGGCCATGCCGGCCTGCCCTACTCGCTCTTCGCCCTCGCCGGTCTCGTCCCCTGGACCTTCTTTGCCAACGCCCTGACCGCGGCCACCGGTTCGCTCGTCGTCAACCGGCAGCTTGTGACGAAAATCTATTTCCCGCGCGAGGTCTTCCCCCTCGCCGCCATTCTTAGCGCCGCCGTGGACTTCCTCATCGCACTAACCGTCCTCGCCGCCTACGCCGCCTACCTGCACCTCACCGGCGCGTGGCAGCTCAACCTCTCCGCCGCGCTGCTGGCCCTGCCCGTGGTGCTGCTCGTGATGCTCTGTTTCATGATCGGCCTCGCCCTGCTGCTGGCCATGGCCAACCTCTTCTTCCGCGACGTAGCGTTTCTCTTCCGCTCCGTCATTCAGCTTTGGATGTTCGTTACCTGCGTCGTCTATCAGCTCGACGCGACGGCCGGATGGAAACGCGCCGTGATCCAGCTCAACCCCATGACGCCGATCATCCGCGGCCTGCGCGATTGCCTGCTCATGGGCCGCTGGCCCTTTGACGCCCCCTTCGCTCTCGCCGCCGCGATCAGCCTCGCGACGCTCGCCGTCGGCTGGACCTGGTTCGGCCGCCGCGAGGCCCGATTCG